In the genome of Dermacentor silvarum isolate Dsil-2018 chromosome 1, BIME_Dsil_1.4, whole genome shotgun sequence, one region contains:
- the LOC119443866 gene encoding uncharacterized protein LOC119443866 yields the protein MLQHIRNIHKVAVDVKKLMKCDVCGTAVPTMEKYSEHHIAAHNFDAEYAHMVFRNDKEFNEWKAREEASQNCWFILPRGAKKLASGDTRIHYYCNRSGEARKKEGHGDRREKSQGSCRSGKVAETTS from the exons ATGCTGCAACACATCAGGAACATCCACAAAGTGGCCGTGGATGTCAAGAAATTGATGAAATGCGACGTATGTGGCACTGCCGTGCCTACAATGGAGAAGTATTCGGAGCACCACATCGCTGCGCACAACTTCGACGCTGAGTACGCGCACATGGTGTTCCGGAACGATAAGG AATTTAATGAATGGAAAGCAAGAGAAGAGGCTAGCCAGAACTGCTGGTTCATTTTGCCAAGGGGTGCCAAAAAGCTGGCCAGTGGAGATACAAGGATTCACTATTACTGTAATAGGTCAGGCGAGGCGAGGAAAAAGGAAGGTCATGGTGACCGTCGGGAGAAAAGTCAGGGAAGCTGCAGGTCTGGTAAG